The Peribacillus sp. FSL E2-0218 genome contains a region encoding:
- the flgK gene encoding flagellar hook-associated protein FlgK, producing the protein MISTFMGLETAKRGLSTSQGALYTTGNNVANANTLGYSRQRVNLVQTPGFPTVGMNSPRVAGQIGTGVAAETVQRIRDSFLDAQYRTQSNKIGYYGAMSESLTKMEGVMNEPTDSGLAATMEKFWNSLQGLTANTENSGAREVVASTGVMVADTLNYYYNSLTSVQTDIGNQINVKANEINTLISSIDQLNQQISKVEPHGYIPNDLYDKRDVLVDNLSQLVSIKVQNVIPTDYGRASDVATGLYNIELMQEDGSSYKPPINLISVNQTGMVGTSKVEVGYDKTTGMVDGVKVGSKTLTDYKFSGELSGLINSFGYKKADGTIGGAFPDMLKKLDNMTAAFVNEFNAIHKQGYALGDGNQSVLNFFEIEPGKSAAQSIKVNGEIIKDPSKIAAGGKSGGASGDNENAKLLADLKKKAFSEYSTKDQNSKELTGSFDTYYAGIIGKLGVDSQSAQKNLSNSVVLATSVNQNRDSVSSVSLDEEMTDMIKFQQAYNASARMMTMMDEMLDKIINGMGTVGR; encoded by the coding sequence ATGATTTCAACCTTTATGGGTCTTGAGACGGCCAAGCGTGGATTATCTACCTCACAAGGAGCCTTGTACACAACAGGAAATAACGTAGCCAATGCCAATACATTAGGGTATTCAAGGCAAAGGGTCAACCTCGTCCAGACGCCGGGCTTCCCCACTGTCGGGATGAACAGCCCGCGGGTGGCCGGCCAAATCGGGACGGGCGTAGCGGCTGAAACGGTGCAGCGTATCCGCGATAGCTTCCTCGACGCTCAGTATCGGACACAAAGCAATAAAATCGGATATTACGGGGCGATGAGCGAATCCTTGACCAAAATGGAGGGGGTCATGAACGAACCTACCGACAGCGGATTGGCTGCCACGATGGAGAAGTTCTGGAATTCACTGCAAGGGCTGACGGCGAACACGGAAAACTCAGGGGCGCGTGAAGTCGTTGCCTCGACAGGCGTCATGGTCGCAGATACTTTGAACTACTACTATAACTCGCTAACCAGCGTCCAAACGGATATCGGGAATCAGATCAACGTCAAAGCGAACGAAATCAATACGCTCATCAGCAGCATCGATCAGCTTAACCAACAAATCAGCAAGGTCGAGCCGCATGGCTATATCCCCAATGACTTGTATGATAAACGTGACGTTCTGGTCGATAATCTCTCGCAGCTTGTCAGCATAAAAGTGCAAAACGTCATTCCGACGGATTATGGCAGGGCCAGCGATGTAGCGACAGGACTGTACAATATCGAATTGATGCAGGAGGACGGTTCTTCCTATAAGCCCCCGATCAATTTGATCAGCGTTAATCAAACGGGGATGGTGGGAACGTCGAAAGTCGAAGTCGGCTATGACAAAACGACAGGCATGGTCGATGGAGTGAAAGTCGGGTCAAAAACATTGACGGACTACAAGTTTTCAGGAGAACTGTCGGGCTTGATCAACAGCTTTGGTTACAAAAAGGCTGATGGCACGATCGGCGGAGCGTTTCCGGATATGCTGAAAAAGCTCGATAATATGACGGCTGCCTTCGTGAACGAGTTCAATGCCATCCACAAACAAGGGTATGCATTGGGCGACGGCAACCAATCAGTCCTGAACTTCTTCGAGATCGAACCAGGTAAGAGCGCTGCCCAAAGCATCAAGGTGAATGGCGAAATCATAAAAGACCCGTCGAAAATTGCCGCAGGCGGTAAAAGCGGCGGAGCATCAGGCGACAATGAAAATGCTAAACTGCTGGCGGACCTGAAGAAAAAGGCGTTTAGTGAGTATTCGACGAAGGACCAAAATTCAAAAGAATTGACGGGAAGCTTCGACACATATTATGCCGGTATCATCGGCAAGCTTGGGGTCGATTCCCAAAGCGCCCAAAAGAACCTATCCAACTCGGTTGTGCTTGCCACTTCCGTCAATCAAAATAGGGATTCCGTCAGCTCCGTATCGCTTGATGAAGAAATGACGGACATGATCAAATTCCAGCAGGCATACAACGCTTCTGCAAGGATGATGACGATGATGGACGAAATGCTCGATAAGATCATCAACGGAATGGGCACGGTAGGCCGATGA
- a CDS encoding flagellar protein FlgN, with protein sequence MSVRNIIESLEKLIKLHKSFNQLAIRKTDLLKANDTEAITELLIQEQKHMKAISQTDKDREGAVAEFLHASGKAGQPASIHTVTELTGPIETEKLARLKGELIEEVAKLKERNSLNQQLIYQSLQFINVSLDMFRPRNQNLNYGNPVKKPAKSGMAMFDSKA encoded by the coding sequence TTGTCTGTACGGAACATCATCGAGTCGCTTGAAAAATTGATCAAGCTCCATAAAAGCTTCAATCAATTGGCGATAAGAAAAACGGACCTTTTGAAAGCGAATGATACCGAAGCGATAACGGAACTGCTGATTCAGGAACAAAAGCATATGAAAGCGATCAGTCAAACGGATAAGGATAGAGAAGGAGCTGTCGCGGAATTTCTTCATGCAAGTGGAAAAGCGGGGCAGCCTGCCTCCATCCACACCGTAACCGAACTGACAGGCCCGATCGAAACGGAAAAGCTTGCCCGGCTAAAGGGGGAATTGATTGAAGAAGTGGCTAAGCTGAAGGAGCGGAACAGTTTAAATCAGCAATTGATCTATCAGTCGCTTCAATTCATCAACGTCTCTTTGGATATGTTCAGGCCTCGGAATCAAAACCTGAATTACGGCAACCCGGTTAAAAAACCTGCCAAAAGCGGCATGGCGATGTTTGATTCAAAAGCTTAG
- the flgM gene encoding flagellar biosynthesis anti-sigma factor FlgM has protein sequence MKINNVGVTGVNPYNLQANKAGNIKESKANAKDKVEISSAAKEMQQLSPIPAARQAKVDELKKQVENGTYKLNAQATAKGLIDFYRK, from the coding sequence ATGAAAATCAATAACGTCGGTGTGACAGGTGTTAACCCGTATAATCTTCAAGCCAATAAAGCAGGTAATATCAAGGAATCCAAGGCGAATGCCAAGGATAAAGTCGAAATTTCCTCAGCGGCAAAAGAAATGCAGCAATTATCTCCGATTCCTGCTGCAAGACAAGCAAAAGTGGATGAATTGAAGAAGCAAGTGGAGAATGGAACTTATAAATTGAATGCGCAAGCGACGGCTAAAGGTCTGATCGATTTTTACCGGAAATGA
- a CDS encoding TIGR03826 family flagellar region protein, with amino-acid sequence MDISNCPSCNSLFVMTKFRDVCDACHKEEEANYDKVYAYIRKKINRTASMMQVVNDTGVEEMLIIKFVKTGKLRISQFPNLGIPCEKCGTPIKSGRLCGNCSDSLRTDLQEFEDEERRKAFGNEKKNTYYMKDDQKG; translated from the coding sequence ATGGATATATCCAACTGTCCAAGCTGTAATTCGTTATTCGTTATGACTAAATTCCGTGATGTTTGCGATGCCTGCCATAAAGAGGAAGAAGCTAACTATGATAAAGTGTATGCCTATATTCGCAAGAAAATAAATCGAACGGCCTCCATGATGCAAGTGGTAAACGACACTGGTGTGGAAGAAATGCTCATCATTAAATTCGTGAAAACAGGTAAGCTAAGGATTTCGCAGTTCCCTAATTTAGGGATTCCTTGTGAAAAGTGCGGCACCCCTATCAAGAGCGGAAGGCTATGCGGCAATTGCAGCGATTCCCTGCGTACGGATTTGCAGGAATTCGAAGATGAAGAAAGGCGCAAGGCCTTCGGGAATGAGAAAAAAAATACTTATTACATGAAGGATGATCAAAAAGGGTAA
- a CDS encoding ComF family protein, translated as MRRCLVCDEVMKEALTWGTLLKRGEAKAICKGCEAKLDKITGERCSLCSRGLAGHYSSGGTCFDCSRWERDKEWSGYLSKNISLFHYNEHLKEIIAKYKYRGDYALAAIFVPYLREVLQDMEHDLVTCIPLSAERLRERGFNQAQALADVIGIRTVEVLTRIDTEKQSKKSRHERITLPQVFQVINEELLRDRSILVIDDIYTTGTTLRQAAKALKNAGAKAVSSITLSR; from the coding sequence ATGCGTAGATGCCTGGTTTGTGATGAAGTCATGAAGGAGGCCCTGACATGGGGAACATTGCTTAAGCGGGGCGAGGCCAAGGCGATCTGCAAAGGATGCGAGGCGAAACTGGATAAGATAACCGGGGAGAGATGTTCATTGTGTTCAAGGGGGCTGGCCGGCCATTACAGCAGTGGAGGCACCTGCTTCGATTGCTCAAGGTGGGAAAGGGATAAGGAGTGGTCCGGCTATTTGTCCAAGAATATATCGCTTTTTCACTATAATGAACACCTGAAAGAAATCATCGCCAAATATAAGTACCGGGGGGATTATGCATTGGCAGCGATTTTCGTTCCCTATTTGAGGGAGGTGCTGCAGGACATGGAGCATGACCTTGTAACGTGCATCCCGCTAAGTGCTGAACGGCTAAGGGAGCGGGGGTTCAACCAGGCACAGGCTTTGGCGGATGTTATTGGCATTCGTACAGTCGAGGTACTGACTCGGATCGATACGGAAAAACAATCAAAAAAATCAAGACATGAAAGAATCACGCTGCCGCAGGTTTTCCAGGTCATCAATGAGGAATTGCTGCGGGATCGATCGATTTTGGTCATCGATGACATTTACACAACCGGCACAACACTCAGGCAGGCTGCCAAAGCCTTGAAAAACGCTGGGGCGAAAGCCGTATCATCGATTACTTTGAGTAGGTGA
- a CDS encoding DEAD/DEAH box helicase, protein MERQETVWLISNDRESKSMTKEGCKLKHSSIPRPFSPELQNHLSGRHLLSSEIPFSEAMIVEHLKNGHISHTSGVQSGNGKFTCLRCGNKDQAMFHTIPCKVCNRDCAYCRSCIMMGRVSECARLYQWIGPGLLYAIPDPVMCWDGKLSDGQKTASQRAVGAVNEKEELLVWAVCGAGKTEVLFPAIKTALLAGKRICLATPRTDVVLELSPRLKKAFPKIDVAALYGGSAERHKSSQLIISTTHQLFRFIEAFDVIIVDEVDAFPYSADDSLQYAVNKAKKSSAATIYLTATPSKRMQRLYRSGKLKAVTIPARYHRQPIPVPEMKWCGNWRKKFLDKKMPPVISRWVSERLRQNIPFLLFFPSIQVLEQVMPLFQTLSPTLKIVHSQHPERKERVLALRKGEVPGLLTTTILERGVTIERLEVAVIGSEHEVFSESALVQIAGRVGRSLAHPCGTITFFHYGKSKAMIEAIHHIRMMNEAALKRGLLDA, encoded by the coding sequence ATGGAGAGACAGGAAACGGTATGGCTTATATCGAATGATAGGGAGAGTAAATCCATGACGAAAGAAGGGTGCAAATTGAAACACTCAAGCATTCCCCGGCCTTTTTCTCCCGAACTTCAGAACCATCTCTCTGGAAGGCACCTGCTGTCCTCCGAAATCCCCTTTTCCGAAGCAATGATCGTAGAGCATCTCAAAAATGGGCATATCTCGCATACAAGCGGCGTGCAATCCGGAAACGGTAAGTTTACCTGTCTGCGCTGCGGCAACAAAGATCAAGCCATGTTTCATACCATCCCGTGTAAGGTCTGCAATCGAGACTGCGCTTACTGCCGCTCTTGCATCATGATGGGGCGTGTCAGCGAATGCGCAAGATTGTATCAATGGATTGGCCCCGGCTTGTTGTATGCCATTCCTGACCCTGTCATGTGTTGGGACGGCAAGCTATCTGACGGGCAGAAAACGGCCTCGCAACGTGCAGTCGGCGCGGTGAATGAAAAGGAGGAGCTCCTGGTATGGGCCGTCTGCGGTGCCGGCAAGACGGAGGTCTTATTTCCAGCCATCAAGACAGCCCTGCTTGCAGGGAAACGAATCTGCCTGGCAACACCGCGGACAGATGTCGTTCTCGAGCTTTCACCAAGACTGAAAAAGGCCTTTCCGAAAATCGATGTCGCCGCCCTTTATGGAGGTAGTGCAGAGCGGCATAAATCCTCACAGCTTATTATCTCCACGACTCATCAGCTTTTTCGTTTCATTGAAGCCTTTGACGTGATCATCGTCGATGAGGTCGATGCGTTTCCCTACTCCGCGGATGATTCCCTGCAATATGCGGTCAATAAGGCGAAAAAATCCTCTGCCGCAACCATCTACCTGACCGCCACGCCCTCGAAGCGTATGCAGCGATTGTATCGAAGCGGTAAATTGAAAGCCGTGACCATCCCGGCCCGTTACCATCGTCAGCCAATTCCTGTCCCGGAAATGAAGTGGTGCGGGAACTGGAGAAAAAAGTTTCTTGATAAAAAGATGCCCCCCGTAATTAGCAGGTGGGTAAGTGAACGTCTGAGGCAAAACATCCCCTTCCTCTTGTTTTTTCCAAGTATACAAGTGCTGGAGCAGGTCATGCCGCTGTTTCAAACATTGTCTCCTACCTTGAAAATCGTCCACTCACAGCATCCAGAGCGAAAGGAAAGGGTATTGGCATTAAGGAAAGGGGAGGTTCCTGGGTTATTGACCACGACCATCCTGGAACGCGGCGTCACAATCGAACGCCTGGAGGTAGCCGTAATCGGCTCGGAGCATGAAGTGTTTTCAGAAAGCGCCCTCGTCCAGATTGCCGGCCGGGTTGGAAGAAGCTTGGCCCACCCTTGCGGCACGATCACTTTTTTTCACTATGGTAAAAGTAAAGCGATGATCGAGGCGATCCATCACATCCGAATGATGAATGAGGCTGCCCTGAAAAGGGGGTTGCTCGATGCGTAG
- a CDS encoding DegV family protein yields the protein MKTAVVTDSTAYIPKETRERLHIHMMPLNVIFSNEAYREEVDITADEFYEEVKRQEKLPTTSQPPIGLFVEKFEELEKEYDDVISIHLSSGISGTYQGAISAGEMVEGINVHAFDSEISCSVQGFYVLEAAKMALEGKGAGEIMARLEEMKPSVKAYFMADDLSHLQRGGRLSSAQALIGSLLQVKPVLHFVEKVIVPFEKIRTRKKAMKRIADLLGEDAASGAKYKAVIIHARREAEAKDWKTELEARFPNVEFDISYFGPVIGTHLGEGSMGMGWYKV from the coding sequence ATGAAAACGGCAGTCGTAACAGATAGCACTGCATATATACCTAAGGAAACGCGTGAACGTTTACATATACATATGATGCCGCTTAACGTCATTTTCTCCAATGAAGCTTACCGGGAAGAAGTCGATATTACTGCGGATGAGTTTTACGAGGAAGTGAAGAGGCAGGAGAAATTGCCGACGACTTCACAGCCTCCGATCGGACTGTTCGTCGAGAAGTTTGAGGAGCTGGAAAAGGAATATGATGATGTCATTTCGATTCATTTATCGAGTGGCATCAGCGGCACGTATCAAGGCGCAATATCAGCCGGGGAGATGGTCGAGGGAATTAATGTTCATGCCTTTGATTCGGAGATCAGCTGTAGCGTCCAGGGATTTTATGTTCTGGAGGCGGCAAAGATGGCCCTTGAGGGGAAAGGTGCAGGAGAGATCATGGCCAGGCTCGAAGAAATGAAACCGTCCGTTAAGGCATACTTCATGGCGGACGATCTATCCCACTTACAGCGTGGGGGACGGTTAAGCAGTGCCCAGGCTTTGATCGGCAGCCTGCTTCAAGTGAAGCCGGTCCTCCATTTCGTGGAGAAGGTCATCGTCCCGTTCGAAAAAATCCGCACAAGGAAAAAAGCGATGAAGCGGATTGCCGATTTACTTGGAGAAGATGCGGCAAGCGGTGCGAAGTATAAAGCCGTCATCATTCATGCAAGGCGGGAAGCCGAAGCCAAAGACTGGAAAACCGAGCTTGAAGCACGATTCCCGAATGTGGAATTTGACATCAGCTATTTCGGTCCTGTGATTGGAACCCATCTTGGTGAAGGCTCGATGGGAATGGGCTGGTATAAAGTATGA
- a CDS encoding response regulator transcription factor translates to MKTSIIIIDDHQLFREGVKRILDFESSFDVVAEGDDGSEAMDLVETHKPDVVIMDINMPNMNGVEATKMLVNRYPETKVIILSIHDDENYVQHALKTGAQGYLLKEMDADALIDAVRVVAEGGSYLHPKVTHNLVKEYRRLAADEGTDRDSVHTIEIRRPLHLLTRRECEVLQLLADGKSNRAIGETLYISEKTVKNHVSNILQKMNVNDRTQAVVLAIKNGWVEVK, encoded by the coding sequence TTGAAGACTAGTATCATCATTATCGATGACCATCAGCTTTTCCGTGAAGGCGTAAAGCGCATATTAGATTTTGAATCATCATTCGATGTTGTTGCCGAGGGTGATGACGGAAGTGAAGCAATGGATCTCGTTGAGACACATAAACCAGATGTTGTTATCATGGATATCAACATGCCGAATATGAATGGGGTCGAAGCAACCAAAATGCTTGTGAACCGCTACCCTGAAACAAAGGTCATCATCCTTTCGATTCATGATGATGAGAATTACGTCCAGCATGCGTTGAAAACGGGAGCCCAAGGTTACCTATTGAAAGAGATGGACGCCGATGCGTTGATCGATGCCGTTCGTGTAGTGGCGGAAGGCGGTTCATATCTTCATCCGAAGGTTACGCATAATTTGGTTAAAGAATATCGCCGCTTGGCTGCCGACGAGGGTACCGATCGTGATTCCGTCCATACGATAGAAATCAGGAGACCGCTTCACCTCTTGACTCGCCGCGAATGTGAAGTGCTTCAACTTTTAGCTGACGGAAAAAGCAACCGCGCCATTGGCGAAACGCTATATATCAGTGAAAAAACAGTCAAGAACCATGTAAGTAACATTCTTCAGAAGATGAATGTGAATGACCGTACACAAGCGGTTGTCCTGGCTATTAAAAACGGCTGGGTAGAAGTGAAATAA
- a CDS encoding sensor histidine kinase — protein MSIKKVDAKALDKILETMVSTVSESKDEVFDIGEQCRKDFESLTKELDDVKIRVAIVITDSDALDSKARFARKRLSEVSMHFNHFSEEQVRDAYERAHKLQVDLQINRQLEKELRNRRDELELRLRALQQTIDKAVHLVSQISVVQNYLTQDLKFVGEALQEAKRKQDFGLKIIEAQEQERKKLSREIHDGPAQMLANVMMRSDLIERVQRERGPDEALVEIRSLKVMVRNALYEVRRIIYDLRPMALDDLGLVPTLRKYLQTTEDYNDGVHLNFVNLGQVKRLPSDMEVALFRLVQEAVQNSLKHAEPKQVQVKLSISKEMVTVVVKDDGKGFDSSIQKEGSFGLVGMRERVELLEGEMTIDSQPGAGTLVFIQIPYQL, from the coding sequence ATGTCCATAAAAAAGGTTGATGCTAAGGCATTGGACAAGATCTTAGAAACAATGGTGAGCACTGTTAGTGAAAGCAAGGATGAAGTCTTTGACATCGGCGAGCAATGCCGCAAAGATTTTGAATCATTAACAAAAGAGCTTGATGATGTGAAAATCAGGGTTGCCATTGTAATAACCGACAGCGATGCACTGGATTCAAAAGCCAGATTTGCTCGAAAAAGGCTTTCCGAGGTCAGTATGCACTTCAACCATTTTTCTGAAGAGCAGGTACGGGATGCTTATGAAAGGGCACACAAGCTGCAAGTCGACCTGCAAATAAACCGGCAATTGGAGAAGGAACTTCGAAATCGCCGGGATGAACTTGAATTAAGGTTACGGGCCCTGCAGCAGACGATCGATAAAGCGGTACATCTTGTTTCGCAAATATCGGTCGTACAAAACTATTTGACCCAGGACCTGAAATTCGTAGGGGAAGCATTGCAGGAAGCGAAACGCAAACAAGACTTCGGCTTGAAGATAATTGAAGCCCAGGAGCAGGAACGCAAGAAGCTCTCGCGGGAAATTCATGATGGTCCAGCACAAATGCTCGCGAATGTCATGATGCGTTCAGACTTGATTGAACGTGTCCAGCGGGAGAGAGGTCCTGATGAAGCGCTCGTGGAAATCCGCAGTTTGAAGGTCATGGTAAGGAATGCCTTATATGAAGTGCGCAGGATCATTTATGATCTTCGTCCCATGGCACTTGATGATTTGGGCCTTGTTCCTACCCTCAGAAAGTACCTGCAAACCACCGAAGACTATAATGATGGCGTGCATTTGAATTTCGTCAATCTTGGACAGGTCAAAAGGCTTCCTTCTGACATGGAGGTCGCATTATTCAGGCTCGTGCAAGAAGCCGTACAAAATTCATTGAAGCACGCGGAGCCAAAACAGGTTCAAGTTAAACTGTCCATTTCGAAAGAGATGGTGACCGTTGTCGTCAAGGATGACGGAAAAGGGTTTGACAGTTCCATTCAAAAAGAAGGCTCATTTGGCTTGGTAGGAATGAGAGAGAGGGTCGAGCTGCTTGAAGGTGAAATGACGATCGATTCACAGCCAGGCGCAGGCACTTTGGTATTTATACAAATTCCCTATCAATTATAA
- a CDS encoding YigZ family protein has translation MLTQYLTVAGRGEHEIIIEKSRFISHITRAETEEDAQAFIQEIKKKHKDATHNCSAYMIGEQNQIQKALDDGEPSGTAGVPILEVLKKKDLKDTAVVVTRYFGGIKLGAGGLIRAYSKSTSEGINATGIVIRKLMRVISTTIDYTWLGKLENELRSSIYQIKEIQYLDQVTILVYAEEAQKESYISWMTELTNGQGQIAEGEMLYLEEAFA, from the coding sequence ATGCTCACTCAATATTTAACGGTGGCAGGACGCGGGGAACATGAAATCATCATCGAGAAATCCCGTTTCATCTCGCACATTACCCGAGCCGAAACGGAAGAAGACGCCCAGGCATTCATCCAGGAAATCAAGAAAAAGCATAAAGATGCTACACATAATTGTTCAGCCTATATGATCGGTGAACAAAACCAAATCCAAAAGGCCCTCGATGATGGGGAGCCAAGCGGCACGGCAGGCGTCCCGATCCTTGAGGTTCTTAAGAAAAAAGATTTGAAGGACACCGCCGTAGTGGTCACAAGATATTTCGGGGGCATCAAGCTAGGTGCCGGAGGTCTCATCCGCGCTTATAGCAAATCGACTTCAGAAGGGATAAATGCCACTGGCATCGTCATCAGAAAGTTAATGCGGGTCATTTCGACAACGATCGACTATACGTGGCTTGGAAAATTGGAGAACGAATTACGTTCTTCCATCTATCAAATAAAGGAAATTCAATACCTCGATCAGGTAACGATCCTCGTATACGCGGAAGAGGCACAAAAAGAATCCTATATCTCCTGGATGACAGAGCTGACAAATGGTCAAGGACAGATCGCAGAAGGCGAAATGCTTTATTTGGAAGAGGCATTCGCCTGA
- a CDS encoding LCP family protein, with product MSTTRRVYKIKKTKKKRRKRLWIFLVPLLVLGLGASTYAATLYMKAQNVFHDSYDPVEASAKRSASVDPLEDNFSILFIGIDDSDERDYQGNSRSDALILATFNKDQKSIKLLSIPRDSYVYVPAKGVTTKINAAHAAGGPKATMDTVEELFDVPVDYYVRMNFNAFIDVVDSLDGIEVDVPYEMHEMDSHDKKNAIHLEKGIQTVDGEEALAFARTRKQDSDIQRGERQQEVLKAIISKATSAGSLTKYTDVMEAVGDNMTTNLQFSQIKGFIKYVTGDNGLNLETLKLEGQDSTINGTYYYQLNETSVANTKLLLQSHLNLGPKEVTNQTEAVQPQIEE from the coding sequence ATGTCTACTACTAGGCGTGTCTATAAAATAAAAAAGACAAAGAAAAAAAGGCGAAAGAGGCTGTGGATATTCCTGGTGCCCCTGCTTGTACTGGGCCTGGGCGCTTCCACTTATGCTGCAACTCTATATATGAAGGCACAGAATGTATTCCATGATTCGTATGATCCGGTGGAGGCTTCGGCGAAGCGGAGTGCATCCGTCGATCCTCTCGAAGATAATTTCTCGATCCTCTTCATAGGAATCGATGATAGTGACGAACGTGACTATCAAGGAAATTCACGCTCGGATGCGCTAATCCTGGCTACATTCAATAAAGATCAAAAGTCGATTAAACTTTTAAGCATTCCACGTGATTCATATGTGTATGTACCTGCCAAGGGAGTCACCACAAAAATCAATGCGGCCCATGCAGCCGGAGGTCCAAAGGCGACGATGGACACCGTGGAGGAATTATTTGATGTCCCTGTCGATTATTATGTCCGCATGAACTTCAATGCTTTCATAGATGTTGTCGATTCATTGGATGGAATCGAAGTGGACGTACCATACGAAATGCACGAAATGGATTCACATGACAAAAAGAATGCGATCCATCTGGAAAAAGGAATTCAAACGGTTGATGGTGAAGAAGCCCTTGCCTTTGCCCGGACACGTAAACAGGACAGTGATATCCAACGCGGCGAGCGTCAGCAGGAAGTCCTTAAAGCCATCATCTCCAAGGCAACATCCGCTGGGTCTTTAACGAAGTATACAGACGTAATGGAAGCTGTCGGTGACAATATGACAACGAACCTACAATTCTCACAAATTAAAGGTTTCATAAAATATGTAACTGGCGATAACGGCCTTAATCTTGAGACACTCAAGCTTGAAGGACAGGATTCCACCATTAACGGAACCTACTATTATCAGCTGAATGAAACATCCGTAGCCAATACAAAGCTATTGCTTCAATCACATTTGAATTTGGGACCTAAAGAAGTCACCAATCAAACCGAAGCCGTCCAGCCACAAATAGAAGAATGA
- a CDS encoding MraY family glycosyltransferase: MLIGALLVSFLLSIFLTPFVGKLAFKLGATDKPNERKVHSKIMPRMGGLAIFLSFFITFLLFTKDFSGQLPLLVGALIIILIGMADDIYELRAAPKFLGQILAALIIVLWGGLEVEFINLPFFTDTLEFGMLSTPITILWIVSIINAINLIDGLDGLAGGVSTIALVTIATMALIKGDLFVATVALIVIGSTLGFLKYNFHPAKIFMGDTGALFLGYIIAVLSLLGFKNVTMISLIVPIIILGVPISDTFFAIIRRLVNKQPISAADKSHLHHCLINLGFTHKQTVLLIYALAACFGLAAIIFSFATMWGALILVTGLLLIIEIFVEKIGLVNSNYQPLLKMLNFKNKP, encoded by the coding sequence ATGTTAATTGGGGCCTTGTTGGTATCCTTTTTATTATCCATTTTTTTGACTCCTTTTGTCGGAAAACTGGCCTTTAAATTAGGAGCTACCGATAAACCGAATGAGCGAAAAGTGCATAGTAAAATTATGCCGCGAATGGGCGGTTTAGCCATATTTTTGAGTTTTTTCATTACTTTTTTACTCTTTACGAAAGATTTCTCGGGACAATTGCCACTCCTGGTCGGCGCTCTCATAATCATATTGATCGGCATGGCTGACGATATTTATGAATTAAGGGCTGCACCGAAATTTCTGGGCCAGATCCTGGCTGCCCTCATCATCGTATTGTGGGGCGGTCTTGAAGTGGAATTCATCAATTTACCGTTCTTTACCGATACACTGGAATTTGGGATGTTAAGTACACCGATCACCATTTTGTGGATTGTCAGTATCATCAATGCCATCAACCTAATAGATGGACTGGATGGACTTGCGGGCGGTGTTTCGACCATTGCATTAGTGACGATCGCAACGATGGCGCTTATCAAAGGCGATTTATTCGTTGCCACGGTAGCCTTGATCGTAATTGGAAGCACTCTTGGCTTCCTGAAATATAATTTTCACCCGGCAAAGATCTTCATGGGGGATACAGGAGCCCTGTTCCTTGGTTATATCATTGCCGTCCTGTCCCTGCTAGGGTTCAAAAACGTTACGATGATCTCCCTGATCGTGCCGATCATCATCTTGGGCGTGCCGATTTCGGATACATTTTTCGCGATTATCCGCAGGCTTGTCAATAAGCAGCCGATTTCCGCTGCTGATAAATCCCATCTGCACCACTGCTTAATAAATTTGGGGTTCACTCATAAACAGACCGTTTTGCTCATCTACGCCTTAGCTGCTTGCTTCGGCTTGGCAGCCATCATTTTCTCGTTTGCCACAATGTGGGGGGCCTTGATCCTTGTGACGGGTCTGCTGCTGATCATCGAGATTTTTGTCGAGAAGATCGGTTTGGTCAATTCAAACTACCAGCCGCTGCTGAAGATGCTCAATTTTAAAAACAAACCATGA